One Rhinopithecus roxellana isolate Shanxi Qingling chromosome 7, ASM756505v1, whole genome shotgun sequence DNA segment encodes these proteins:
- the RBM10 gene encoding RNA-binding protein 10 isoform X6, whose product MSGSPPLTARAEKVSVDAGRGGGESLQETSPRLADHGSTSGGGWEVKRSQRLRRGPSSPRRPYQDMEYERRGGRGDRTGRYGATDRSQDDGGENRSRDHDYRDMDYRSYPREYGSQEGKHDYDDSSEEQSAEIRGQLQSHGVQAREVRLMRNKSSGQSRGFAFVEFSHLQDATRWMEANQHSLNILGQKVSMHYSDPKPKINEDWLCNKCGVQNFKRREKCFKCGVPKSEAEQKLPLGTRLDQQTLPLGGRELSQGLLPLPQPYQAQGVLASQALSQGSEPSSENANDTIILRNLNPHSTMDSILGALAPYAVLSSSNVRVIKDKQTQLNRGFAFIQLSTIVEAAQLLQILQALHPPLTIDGKTINVEFAKGSKRDMASNEGSRISAASVASTAIAAAQWAISQASQGGEGAWATSEEPPVDYSYYQQDEGYGNSQGTESSLYAHGYLKGTKGPGITGTKGDPTGAGPEASLEPGADSVSMQAFSRTQPGAAPGIYQQSAEASSSQGTAANSQSYTIMSPAVLKSELQSPTHPSSALPPATSPTAQESYSQYPVPDVSTYQYDETSGYYYDPQTGLYYDPNSQYYYNAQSQQYLYWDGERRTYVPALEQSADGHKETGAPSKEGKEKKEKHKTKTAQQIAKDMERWARSLNKQKENFKNSFQPISSLRDDERRESATADAGYAILEKKGALAERQHTSMDLPKLASDDRPSPPRGLVAAYSGESDSEEEQERGGPEREEKLTDWQKLACLLCRRQFPSKEALIRHQQLSGLHKQNLEIHRRAHLSENELEALEKNDMEQMKYRDRAAERREKYGIPEPPEPKRRKYGSISTASVDFEQPTRDGLGSDNIGSRMLQAMGWKEGSGLGRKKQGIVTPIEAQTRVRGSGLGARGSSYGVTSTESYKETLHKTMVTRFNEAQ is encoded by the exons TGGTGGTCGTGGTGACAGGACTGGCCGCTATGGAGCCACTGACCGCTCGCAGGATGATGGTGGGGAGAACCGCAGCCGAGACCACGACTACCGGGACATGGACTACCGTTCATATCCCCGCGAGTACGGCAGCCAGGAGGGCAAGCACGACTATGACGACTCATCTGAGGAGCAGAGTGCGGAG ATCCGTGGCCAGCTGCAGTCCCACGGCGTGCAAGCACGGGAGGTTCGGCTGATGCGGAACAAATCTTCAG GTCAGAGCCGGGGCTTCGCCTTCGTCGAGTTTAGTCACTTGCAGGACGCTACACGATGGATGGAAGCCAATCAG CACTCCCTCAACATCCTGGGCCAGAAGGTGTCAATGCACTACAGCGACCCCAAGCCCAAGATCAATGAGGACTGGCTGTGCAATAAG TGTGGCGTCCAGAACTTCAAACGCCGAGAGAAGTGCTTCAAATGTGGCGTGCCCAAGTCAG AGGCAGAGCAGAAGCTGCCCCTCGGCACGAGGCTGGATCAGCAGACACTGCCACTGGGTGGCCGGGAGCTGAGCCAGGGCCTGCTTCCCCTGCCGCAGCCCTACCAGGCCCAGGGAGTCCTGGCCTCCCAAGCCCTGTCACAAGGCTCAGAGCCAAGCTCAGAGAACGCCAATGACA CCATCATTTTGCGCAACCTGAACCCACACAGCACCATGGATTCCATCCTGGGGGCCCTGGCACCCTACGCAGTGCTGTCCTCCTCCAACGTGCGCGTCATAAAGGACAAGCAGACCCAACTGAACCGCGGCTTTGCCTTCATCCAGCTCTCCACCATCGTG GAGGCAGCCCAGCTGCTGCAGATCCTGCAAGCCCTGCACCCACCACTCACCATCGACGGCAAGACCATCAATGTTGAGTTTGCCAAGGGTTCTAAGAG GGACATGGCCTCCAATGAAGGCAGTCGCATCAGTGCTGCCTCTGTGGCCAGCACTGCCATTGCTGCGGCCCAGTGGGCCATCTCACAG GCCTCCCAAGGTGGGGAGGGTGCCTGGGCCACCTCCGAGGAGCCGCCGGTCGACTATAGCTACTACCAACAGGATGAGGGCTATGGCAACAGCCAGGGCACAGAGTCTTCCCTCTATGCCCATGGCTACCTCAAGGGCACCAAGGGCCCTGGCATCACTGGAACCAAAGGGGACCCCACCGGAGCAG gtcctgaggcctccctagagcCTGGGGCTGACTCTGTGTCGATGCAGGCTTTCTCTCGCACCCAGCCTGGTGCTGCCCCTGGCATCTACCAACAATCAGCCGAGGCGAGCAGCAGCCAGGGCACTGCTGCCAACAGCCAG TCGTATACCATCATGTCACCCGCTGTGCTCAAATCTGAGCTCCAGAGCCCTACCCATCCTAGTTCTGCTCTCCCACCGGCCACCAGCCCCACTGCCCAGGAATCCTACAGCCAGTACC CTGTTCCCGACGTCTCCACCTACCAGTACGATGAGACCTCCGGCTACTACTATGATCCCCAGACCGGCCTCTACTATGACCCCAACTCCCAG tatTACTACAATGCTCAAAGCCAGCAGTACCTGTACTGGGATGGGGAGAGGCGGACCTATGTTCCCGCCCTGGAGCAGTCGGCCGATGGGCATAAGGAGACGGGGGCACCCTCGAAGGAGGgcaaagagaagaaggagaagcacAAGACCAAAACAGCTCAACAG ATTGCCAAGGACATGGAACGCTGGGCCCGCagtctcaacaaacaaaaagaaaacttcaaaaatagTTTCCAGCCTATCAGCTCCCTGCGAGATGACGAGAGGCGGGAGTCGGCCACTGCAGATGCTGGCTATGCCATCCTCGAGAAGAAG GGAGCACTAGCCGAGAGACAGCACACCAGCATGGATCTCCCGAAATTGGCCAGTGACGACCGCCCA AGCCCTCCGCGAGGGCTGGTGGCAGCCTACAGCGGGGAAAGTGACAGTGAGGAGGAGCAGGAGCGTGGGGGCCCCGAGCGGGAGGAGAAGCTCACCGACTGGCAGAAGCTGGCCTGTCTGCTCTGCCGACGCCAGTTCCCCAGCAAAGAGGCGCTCATCCGGCACCAGCAGCTCTCAGGGCTCCACAAG CAAAACCTTGAGATTCACCGGCGAGCCCACTTGTCAGAAAACGAGCTAGAAGCACTAGAGAAGAATGACATGGAG CAAATGAAGTACCGGGACCGTGCAGCTGAACGCAGAGAGAAGTATGGCATCCCCGAGCCGCCAGAGCCCAAGAGGAGGAAGTATGGCAGCATATCCACAGCCTCCGT AGACTTCGAGCAGCCTACTCGGGACGGGCTGGGCAGTGACAACATTGGCAGTCGCATGCTCCAGGCCATGGGCTGGAAAGAGGGCAGCGGCCTGGGCCGCAAGAAGCAGGGCATTGTAACGCCCATCGAG GCCCAAACACGGGTGCGGGGCTCCGGCCTGGGTGCACGGGGCAGCTCCTACGGGGTCACCTCAACCGAGTCCTACAAGGAGACACTGCACAAGACAATGGTGACCCGCTTCAACGAGGCCCAGTGA
- the RBM10 gene encoding RNA-binding protein 10 isoform X3 — MSGSPPLTARAEKVSVDAGRGGGESLQETSPRLADHGSTSGGGWEVKRSQRLRRGPSSPRRPYQDMEYERRGGRGDRTGRYGATDRSQDDGGENRSRDHDYRDMDYRSYPREYGSQEGKHDYDDSSEEQSAEDSYEASPGSETQRRRRRRHRHSPTGPPGFPRDGDYRDQDYRTEQGEEEEEEEDEEEEEKASNIVMLRMLPQAATEDDIRGQLQSHGVQAREVRLMRNKSSGQSRGFAFVEFSHLQDATRWMEANQHSLNILGQKVSMHYSDPKPKINEDWLCNKCGVQNFKRREKCFKCGVPKSEAEQKLPLGTRLDQQTLPLGGRELSQGLLPLPQPYQAQGVLASQALSQGSEPSSENANDTIILRNLNPHSTMDSILGALAPYAVLSSSNVRVIKDKQTQLNRGFAFIQLSTIVEAAQLLQILQALHPPLTIDGKTINVEFAKGSKRDMASNEGSRISAASVASTAIAAAQWAISQDEGYGNSQGTESSLYAHGYLKGTKGPGITGTKGDPTGAGPEASLEPGADSVSMQAFSRTQPGAAPGIYQQSAEASSSQGTAANSQSYTIMSPAVLKSELQSPTHPSSALPPATSPTAQESYSQYPVPDVSTYQYDETSGYYYDPQTGLYYDPNSQYYYNAQSQQYLYWDGERRTYVPALEQSADGHKETGAPSKEGKEKKEKHKTKTAQQIAKDMERWARSLNKQKENFKNSFQPISSLRDDERRESATADAGYAILEKKGALAERQHTSMDLPKLASDDRPSPPRGLVAAYSGESDSEEEQERGGPEREEKLTDWQKLACLLCRRQFPSKEALIRHQQLSGLHKQNLEIHRRAHLSENELEALEKNDMEQMKYRDRAAERREKYGIPEPPEPKRRKYGSISTASVDFEQPTRDGLGSDNIGSRMLQAMGWKEGSGLGRKKQGIVTPIEAQTRVRGSGLGARGSSYGVTSTESYKETLHKTMVTRFNEAQ, encoded by the exons TGGTGGTCGTGGTGACAGGACTGGCCGCTATGGAGCCACTGACCGCTCGCAGGATGATGGTGGGGAGAACCGCAGCCGAGACCACGACTACCGGGACATGGACTACCGTTCATATCCCCGCGAGTACGGCAGCCAGGAGGGCAAGCACGACTATGACGACTCATCTGAGGAGCAGAGTGCGGAG GATTCCTACGAGGCCTCCCCGGGCTCCGAGACTCAGCgtaggcggcggcggcggcacaGGCACAGCCCCACCGGCCCGCCAGGCTTCCCCCGAGACGGCGACTATCGGGACCAGGACTATCGGACCGagcaaggggaggaggaggaggaggaggaggatgaggaggaggaggagaaggccaGTAACATCGTCATGCTGAGGATGCTGCCACAGGCAGCCACTGAGGATGAC ATCCGTGGCCAGCTGCAGTCCCACGGCGTGCAAGCACGGGAGGTTCGGCTGATGCGGAACAAATCTTCAG GTCAGAGCCGGGGCTTCGCCTTCGTCGAGTTTAGTCACTTGCAGGACGCTACACGATGGATGGAAGCCAATCAG CACTCCCTCAACATCCTGGGCCAGAAGGTGTCAATGCACTACAGCGACCCCAAGCCCAAGATCAATGAGGACTGGCTGTGCAATAAG TGTGGCGTCCAGAACTTCAAACGCCGAGAGAAGTGCTTCAAATGTGGCGTGCCCAAGTCAG AGGCAGAGCAGAAGCTGCCCCTCGGCACGAGGCTGGATCAGCAGACACTGCCACTGGGTGGCCGGGAGCTGAGCCAGGGCCTGCTTCCCCTGCCGCAGCCCTACCAGGCCCAGGGAGTCCTGGCCTCCCAAGCCCTGTCACAAGGCTCAGAGCCAAGCTCAGAGAACGCCAATGACA CCATCATTTTGCGCAACCTGAACCCACACAGCACCATGGATTCCATCCTGGGGGCCCTGGCACCCTACGCAGTGCTGTCCTCCTCCAACGTGCGCGTCATAAAGGACAAGCAGACCCAACTGAACCGCGGCTTTGCCTTCATCCAGCTCTCCACCATCGTG GAGGCAGCCCAGCTGCTGCAGATCCTGCAAGCCCTGCACCCACCACTCACCATCGACGGCAAGACCATCAATGTTGAGTTTGCCAAGGGTTCTAAGAG GGACATGGCCTCCAATGAAGGCAGTCGCATCAGTGCTGCCTCTGTGGCCAGCACTGCCATTGCTGCGGCCCAGTGGGCCATCTCACAG GATGAGGGCTATGGCAACAGCCAGGGCACAGAGTCTTCCCTCTATGCCCATGGCTACCTCAAGGGCACCAAGGGCCCTGGCATCACTGGAACCAAAGGGGACCCCACCGGAGCAG gtcctgaggcctccctagagcCTGGGGCTGACTCTGTGTCGATGCAGGCTTTCTCTCGCACCCAGCCTGGTGCTGCCCCTGGCATCTACCAACAATCAGCCGAGGCGAGCAGCAGCCAGGGCACTGCTGCCAACAGCCAG TCGTATACCATCATGTCACCCGCTGTGCTCAAATCTGAGCTCCAGAGCCCTACCCATCCTAGTTCTGCTCTCCCACCGGCCACCAGCCCCACTGCCCAGGAATCCTACAGCCAGTACC CTGTTCCCGACGTCTCCACCTACCAGTACGATGAGACCTCCGGCTACTACTATGATCCCCAGACCGGCCTCTACTATGACCCCAACTCCCAG tatTACTACAATGCTCAAAGCCAGCAGTACCTGTACTGGGATGGGGAGAGGCGGACCTATGTTCCCGCCCTGGAGCAGTCGGCCGATGGGCATAAGGAGACGGGGGCACCCTCGAAGGAGGgcaaagagaagaaggagaagcacAAGACCAAAACAGCTCAACAG ATTGCCAAGGACATGGAACGCTGGGCCCGCagtctcaacaaacaaaaagaaaacttcaaaaatagTTTCCAGCCTATCAGCTCCCTGCGAGATGACGAGAGGCGGGAGTCGGCCACTGCAGATGCTGGCTATGCCATCCTCGAGAAGAAG GGAGCACTAGCCGAGAGACAGCACACCAGCATGGATCTCCCGAAATTGGCCAGTGACGACCGCCCA AGCCCTCCGCGAGGGCTGGTGGCAGCCTACAGCGGGGAAAGTGACAGTGAGGAGGAGCAGGAGCGTGGGGGCCCCGAGCGGGAGGAGAAGCTCACCGACTGGCAGAAGCTGGCCTGTCTGCTCTGCCGACGCCAGTTCCCCAGCAAAGAGGCGCTCATCCGGCACCAGCAGCTCTCAGGGCTCCACAAG CAAAACCTTGAGATTCACCGGCGAGCCCACTTGTCAGAAAACGAGCTAGAAGCACTAGAGAAGAATGACATGGAG CAAATGAAGTACCGGGACCGTGCAGCTGAACGCAGAGAGAAGTATGGCATCCCCGAGCCGCCAGAGCCCAAGAGGAGGAAGTATGGCAGCATATCCACAGCCTCCGT AGACTTCGAGCAGCCTACTCGGGACGGGCTGGGCAGTGACAACATTGGCAGTCGCATGCTCCAGGCCATGGGCTGGAAAGAGGGCAGCGGCCTGGGCCGCAAGAAGCAGGGCATTGTAACGCCCATCGAG GCCCAAACACGGGTGCGGGGCTCCGGCCTGGGTGCACGGGGCAGCTCCTACGGGGTCACCTCAACCGAGTCCTACAAGGAGACACTGCACAAGACAATGGTGACCCGCTTCAACGAGGCCCAGTGA
- the RBM10 gene encoding RNA-binding protein 10 isoform X2 — MSGSPPLTARAEKVSVDAGRGGGESLQETSPRLADHGSTSGGGWEVKRSQRLRRGPSSPRRPYQDMEYERRGGRGDRTGRYGATDRSQDDGGENRSRDHDYRDMDYRSYPREYGSQEGKHDYDDSSEEQSAEDSYEASPGSETQRRRRRRHRHSPTGPPGFPRDGDYRDQDYRTEQGEEEEEEEDEEEEEKASNIVMLRMLPQAATEDDIRGQLQSHGVQAREVRLMRNKSSGQSRGFAFVEFSHLQDATRWMEANQHSLNILGQKVSMHYSDPKPKINEDWLCNKCGVQNFKRREKCFKCGVPKSEAEQKLPLGTRLDQQTLPLGGRELSQGLLPLPQPYQAQGVLASQALSQGSEPSSENANDTIILRNLNPHSTMDSILGALAPYAVLSSSNVRVIKDKQTQLNRGFAFIQLSTIEAAQLLQILQALHPPLTIDGKTINVEFAKGSKRDMASNEGSRISAASVASTAIAAAQWAISQASQGGEGAWATSEEPPVDYSYYQQDEGYGNSQGTESSLYAHGYLKGTKGPGITGTKGDPTGAGPEASLEPGADSVSMQAFSRTQPGAAPGIYQQSAEASSSQGTAANSQSYTIMSPAVLKSELQSPTHPSSALPPATSPTAQESYSQYPVPDVSTYQYDETSGYYYDPQTGLYYDPNSQYYYNAQSQQYLYWDGERRTYVPALEQSADGHKETGAPSKEGKEKKEKHKTKTAQQIAKDMERWARSLNKQKENFKNSFQPISSLRDDERRESATADAGYAILEKKGALAERQHTSMDLPKLASDDRPSPPRGLVAAYSGESDSEEEQERGGPEREEKLTDWQKLACLLCRRQFPSKEALIRHQQLSGLHKQNLEIHRRAHLSENELEALEKNDMEQMKYRDRAAERREKYGIPEPPEPKRRKYGSISTASVDFEQPTRDGLGSDNIGSRMLQAMGWKEGSGLGRKKQGIVTPIEAQTRVRGSGLGARGSSYGVTSTESYKETLHKTMVTRFNEAQ, encoded by the exons TGGTGGTCGTGGTGACAGGACTGGCCGCTATGGAGCCACTGACCGCTCGCAGGATGATGGTGGGGAGAACCGCAGCCGAGACCACGACTACCGGGACATGGACTACCGTTCATATCCCCGCGAGTACGGCAGCCAGGAGGGCAAGCACGACTATGACGACTCATCTGAGGAGCAGAGTGCGGAG GATTCCTACGAGGCCTCCCCGGGCTCCGAGACTCAGCgtaggcggcggcggcggcacaGGCACAGCCCCACCGGCCCGCCAGGCTTCCCCCGAGACGGCGACTATCGGGACCAGGACTATCGGACCGagcaaggggaggaggaggaggaggaggaggatgaggaggaggaggagaaggccaGTAACATCGTCATGCTGAGGATGCTGCCACAGGCAGCCACTGAGGATGAC ATCCGTGGCCAGCTGCAGTCCCACGGCGTGCAAGCACGGGAGGTTCGGCTGATGCGGAACAAATCTTCAG GTCAGAGCCGGGGCTTCGCCTTCGTCGAGTTTAGTCACTTGCAGGACGCTACACGATGGATGGAAGCCAATCAG CACTCCCTCAACATCCTGGGCCAGAAGGTGTCAATGCACTACAGCGACCCCAAGCCCAAGATCAATGAGGACTGGCTGTGCAATAAG TGTGGCGTCCAGAACTTCAAACGCCGAGAGAAGTGCTTCAAATGTGGCGTGCCCAAGTCAG AGGCAGAGCAGAAGCTGCCCCTCGGCACGAGGCTGGATCAGCAGACACTGCCACTGGGTGGCCGGGAGCTGAGCCAGGGCCTGCTTCCCCTGCCGCAGCCCTACCAGGCCCAGGGAGTCCTGGCCTCCCAAGCCCTGTCACAAGGCTCAGAGCCAAGCTCAGAGAACGCCAATGACA CCATCATTTTGCGCAACCTGAACCCACACAGCACCATGGATTCCATCCTGGGGGCCCTGGCACCCTACGCAGTGCTGTCCTCCTCCAACGTGCGCGTCATAAAGGACAAGCAGACCCAACTGAACCGCGGCTTTGCCTTCATCCAGCTCTCCACCATC GAGGCAGCCCAGCTGCTGCAGATCCTGCAAGCCCTGCACCCACCACTCACCATCGACGGCAAGACCATCAATGTTGAGTTTGCCAAGGGTTCTAAGAG GGACATGGCCTCCAATGAAGGCAGTCGCATCAGTGCTGCCTCTGTGGCCAGCACTGCCATTGCTGCGGCCCAGTGGGCCATCTCACAG GCCTCCCAAGGTGGGGAGGGTGCCTGGGCCACCTCCGAGGAGCCGCCGGTCGACTATAGCTACTACCAACAGGATGAGGGCTATGGCAACAGCCAGGGCACAGAGTCTTCCCTCTATGCCCATGGCTACCTCAAGGGCACCAAGGGCCCTGGCATCACTGGAACCAAAGGGGACCCCACCGGAGCAG gtcctgaggcctccctagagcCTGGGGCTGACTCTGTGTCGATGCAGGCTTTCTCTCGCACCCAGCCTGGTGCTGCCCCTGGCATCTACCAACAATCAGCCGAGGCGAGCAGCAGCCAGGGCACTGCTGCCAACAGCCAG TCGTATACCATCATGTCACCCGCTGTGCTCAAATCTGAGCTCCAGAGCCCTACCCATCCTAGTTCTGCTCTCCCACCGGCCACCAGCCCCACTGCCCAGGAATCCTACAGCCAGTACC CTGTTCCCGACGTCTCCACCTACCAGTACGATGAGACCTCCGGCTACTACTATGATCCCCAGACCGGCCTCTACTATGACCCCAACTCCCAG tatTACTACAATGCTCAAAGCCAGCAGTACCTGTACTGGGATGGGGAGAGGCGGACCTATGTTCCCGCCCTGGAGCAGTCGGCCGATGGGCATAAGGAGACGGGGGCACCCTCGAAGGAGGgcaaagagaagaaggagaagcacAAGACCAAAACAGCTCAACAG ATTGCCAAGGACATGGAACGCTGGGCCCGCagtctcaacaaacaaaaagaaaacttcaaaaatagTTTCCAGCCTATCAGCTCCCTGCGAGATGACGAGAGGCGGGAGTCGGCCACTGCAGATGCTGGCTATGCCATCCTCGAGAAGAAG GGAGCACTAGCCGAGAGACAGCACACCAGCATGGATCTCCCGAAATTGGCCAGTGACGACCGCCCA AGCCCTCCGCGAGGGCTGGTGGCAGCCTACAGCGGGGAAAGTGACAGTGAGGAGGAGCAGGAGCGTGGGGGCCCCGAGCGGGAGGAGAAGCTCACCGACTGGCAGAAGCTGGCCTGTCTGCTCTGCCGACGCCAGTTCCCCAGCAAAGAGGCGCTCATCCGGCACCAGCAGCTCTCAGGGCTCCACAAG CAAAACCTTGAGATTCACCGGCGAGCCCACTTGTCAGAAAACGAGCTAGAAGCACTAGAGAAGAATGACATGGAG CAAATGAAGTACCGGGACCGTGCAGCTGAACGCAGAGAGAAGTATGGCATCCCCGAGCCGCCAGAGCCCAAGAGGAGGAAGTATGGCAGCATATCCACAGCCTCCGT AGACTTCGAGCAGCCTACTCGGGACGGGCTGGGCAGTGACAACATTGGCAGTCGCATGCTCCAGGCCATGGGCTGGAAAGAGGGCAGCGGCCTGGGCCGCAAGAAGCAGGGCATTGTAACGCCCATCGAG GCCCAAACACGGGTGCGGGGCTCCGGCCTGGGTGCACGGGGCAGCTCCTACGGGGTCACCTCAACCGAGTCCTACAAGGAGACACTGCACAAGACAATGGTGACCCGCTTCAACGAGGCCCAGTGA
- the RBM10 gene encoding RNA-binding protein 10 isoform X4 produces the protein MEYERRGGRGDRTGRYGATDRSQDDGGENRSRDHDYRDMDYRSYPREYGSQEGKHDYDDSSEEQSAEDSYEASPGSETQRRRRRRHRHSPTGPPGFPRDGDYRDQDYRTEQGEEEEEEEDEEEEEKASNIVMLRMLPQAATEDDIRGQLQSHGVQAREVRLMRNKSSGQSRGFAFVEFSHLQDATRWMEANQHSLNILGQKVSMHYSDPKPKINEDWLCNKCGVQNFKRREKCFKCGVPKSEAEQKLPLGTRLDQQTLPLGGRELSQGLLPLPQPYQAQGVLASQALSQGSEPSSENANDTIILRNLNPHSTMDSILGALAPYAVLSSSNVRVIKDKQTQLNRGFAFIQLSTIVEAAQLLQILQALHPPLTIDGKTINVEFAKGSKRDMASNEGSRISAASVASTAIAAAQWAISQASQGGEGAWATSEEPPVDYSYYQQDEGYGNSQGTESSLYAHGYLKGTKGPGITGTKGDPTGAGPEASLEPGADSVSMQAFSRTQPGAAPGIYQQSAEASSSQGTAANSQSYTIMSPAVLKSELQSPTHPSSALPPATSPTAQESYSQYPVPDVSTYQYDETSGYYYDPQTGLYYDPNSQYYYNAQSQQYLYWDGERRTYVPALEQSADGHKETGAPSKEGKEKKEKHKTKTAQQIAKDMERWARSLNKQKENFKNSFQPISSLRDDERRESATADAGYAILEKKGALAERQHTSMDLPKLASDDRPSPPRGLVAAYSGESDSEEEQERGGPEREEKLTDWQKLACLLCRRQFPSKEALIRHQQLSGLHKQNLEIHRRAHLSENELEALEKNDMEQMKYRDRAAERREKYGIPEPPEPKRRKYGSISTASVDFEQPTRDGLGSDNIGSRMLQAMGWKEGSGLGRKKQGIVTPIEAQTRVRGSGLGARGSSYGVTSTESYKETLHKTMVTRFNEAQ, from the exons TGGTGGTCGTGGTGACAGGACTGGCCGCTATGGAGCCACTGACCGCTCGCAGGATGATGGTGGGGAGAACCGCAGCCGAGACCACGACTACCGGGACATGGACTACCGTTCATATCCCCGCGAGTACGGCAGCCAGGAGGGCAAGCACGACTATGACGACTCATCTGAGGAGCAGAGTGCGGAG GATTCCTACGAGGCCTCCCCGGGCTCCGAGACTCAGCgtaggcggcggcggcggcacaGGCACAGCCCCACCGGCCCGCCAGGCTTCCCCCGAGACGGCGACTATCGGGACCAGGACTATCGGACCGagcaaggggaggaggaggaggaggaggaggatgaggaggaggaggagaaggccaGTAACATCGTCATGCTGAGGATGCTGCCACAGGCAGCCACTGAGGATGAC ATCCGTGGCCAGCTGCAGTCCCACGGCGTGCAAGCACGGGAGGTTCGGCTGATGCGGAACAAATCTTCAG GTCAGAGCCGGGGCTTCGCCTTCGTCGAGTTTAGTCACTTGCAGGACGCTACACGATGGATGGAAGCCAATCAG CACTCCCTCAACATCCTGGGCCAGAAGGTGTCAATGCACTACAGCGACCCCAAGCCCAAGATCAATGAGGACTGGCTGTGCAATAAG TGTGGCGTCCAGAACTTCAAACGCCGAGAGAAGTGCTTCAAATGTGGCGTGCCCAAGTCAG AGGCAGAGCAGAAGCTGCCCCTCGGCACGAGGCTGGATCAGCAGACACTGCCACTGGGTGGCCGGGAGCTGAGCCAGGGCCTGCTTCCCCTGCCGCAGCCCTACCAGGCCCAGGGAGTCCTGGCCTCCCAAGCCCTGTCACAAGGCTCAGAGCCAAGCTCAGAGAACGCCAATGACA CCATCATTTTGCGCAACCTGAACCCACACAGCACCATGGATTCCATCCTGGGGGCCCTGGCACCCTACGCAGTGCTGTCCTCCTCCAACGTGCGCGTCATAAAGGACAAGCAGACCCAACTGAACCGCGGCTTTGCCTTCATCCAGCTCTCCACCATCGTG GAGGCAGCCCAGCTGCTGCAGATCCTGCAAGCCCTGCACCCACCACTCACCATCGACGGCAAGACCATCAATGTTGAGTTTGCCAAGGGTTCTAAGAG GGACATGGCCTCCAATGAAGGCAGTCGCATCAGTGCTGCCTCTGTGGCCAGCACTGCCATTGCTGCGGCCCAGTGGGCCATCTCACAG GCCTCCCAAGGTGGGGAGGGTGCCTGGGCCACCTCCGAGGAGCCGCCGGTCGACTATAGCTACTACCAACAGGATGAGGGCTATGGCAACAGCCAGGGCACAGAGTCTTCCCTCTATGCCCATGGCTACCTCAAGGGCACCAAGGGCCCTGGCATCACTGGAACCAAAGGGGACCCCACCGGAGCAG gtcctgaggcctccctagagcCTGGGGCTGACTCTGTGTCGATGCAGGCTTTCTCTCGCACCCAGCCTGGTGCTGCCCCTGGCATCTACCAACAATCAGCCGAGGCGAGCAGCAGCCAGGGCACTGCTGCCAACAGCCAG TCGTATACCATCATGTCACCCGCTGTGCTCAAATCTGAGCTCCAGAGCCCTACCCATCCTAGTTCTGCTCTCCCACCGGCCACCAGCCCCACTGCCCAGGAATCCTACAGCCAGTACC CTGTTCCCGACGTCTCCACCTACCAGTACGATGAGACCTCCGGCTACTACTATGATCCCCAGACCGGCCTCTACTATGACCCCAACTCCCAG tatTACTACAATGCTCAAAGCCAGCAGTACCTGTACTGGGATGGGGAGAGGCGGACCTATGTTCCCGCCCTGGAGCAGTCGGCCGATGGGCATAAGGAGACGGGGGCACCCTCGAAGGAGGgcaaagagaagaaggagaagcacAAGACCAAAACAGCTCAACAG ATTGCCAAGGACATGGAACGCTGGGCCCGCagtctcaacaaacaaaaagaaaacttcaaaaatagTTTCCAGCCTATCAGCTCCCTGCGAGATGACGAGAGGCGGGAGTCGGCCACTGCAGATGCTGGCTATGCCATCCTCGAGAAGAAG GGAGCACTAGCCGAGAGACAGCACACCAGCATGGATCTCCCGAAATTGGCCAGTGACGACCGCCCA AGCCCTCCGCGAGGGCTGGTGGCAGCCTACAGCGGGGAAAGTGACAGTGAGGAGGAGCAGGAGCGTGGGGGCCCCGAGCGGGAGGAGAAGCTCACCGACTGGCAGAAGCTGGCCTGTCTGCTCTGCCGACGCCAGTTCCCCAGCAAAGAGGCGCTCATCCGGCACCAGCAGCTCTCAGGGCTCCACAAG CAAAACCTTGAGATTCACCGGCGAGCCCACTTGTCAGAAAACGAGCTAGAAGCACTAGAGAAGAATGACATGGAG CAAATGAAGTACCGGGACCGTGCAGCTGAACGCAGAGAGAAGTATGGCATCCCCGAGCCGCCAGAGCCCAAGAGGAGGAAGTATGGCAGCATATCCACAGCCTCCGT AGACTTCGAGCAGCCTACTCGGGACGGGCTGGGCAGTGACAACATTGGCAGTCGCATGCTCCAGGCCATGGGCTGGAAAGAGGGCAGCGGCCTGGGCCGCAAGAAGCAGGGCATTGTAACGCCCATCGAG GCCCAAACACGGGTGCGGGGCTCCGGCCTGGGTGCACGGGGCAGCTCCTACGGGGTCACCTCAACCGAGTCCTACAAGGAGACACTGCACAAGACAATGGTGACCCGCTTCAACGAGGCCCAGTGA